In Halanaerobiaceae bacterium ANBcell28, a single genomic region encodes these proteins:
- a CDS encoding response regulator — MVEDELQLARLMELELEHEGYKAVVKHNGKDALEILKEEDFNIVLLDIMLPEIDGIEVCKKIRKFSDI; from the coding sequence GTGGTAGAGGATGAATTACAATTAGCACGTTTAATGGAACTTGAACTTGAACATGAGGGTTATAAGGCGGTGGTTAAGCATAATGGCAAGGATGCTTTAGAAATCTTAAAGGAAGAAGACTTTAACATTGTATTGCTTGATATTATGCTTCCAGAGATTGATGGTATTGAAGTGTGTAAAAAAATTCGCAAGTTTTCTGATATAC
- the mnmA gene encoding tRNA 2-thiouridine(34) synthase MnmA: MHINNGKKPEDTRVVVGMSGGVDSSVAALILKEQGYDVIGVFMKNWEEKDDEGVCTATEDYEDVKKVAHQIGIPYYTVNFEKEYWDRVFEYFLEEFKKGRTPNPDVICNKEIKFKSFLNYAMKLDADYLATGHYANIDKQDGHYRLLKGNDDNKDQTYFLCTLGQEQLEKTLFPIGDIEKDKVRDIAIKHGLKTAEKKDSTGICFIGERNFTDFLSNYFPAQKGEIKTLSGEVVGEHQGLMYYTFGQRRGLGLGGGIGDGSGRPWFVADKDLERNILYVVQGSDHSALFSVGLWASDLHWVKGEAAEKEFACKAKFRYRQKDQGVKVKLEGDKCKVTFDKEQRAITPGQFVVFYQGDECLGGGVIDKIIKS; encoded by the coding sequence ATGCATATTAATAATGGGAAAAAACCTGAAGATACAAGGGTAGTTGTTGGTATGTCAGGTGGTGTTGATTCATCGGTTGCTGCATTAATTTTAAAGGAGCAGGGCTATGATGTTATTGGAGTTTTCATGAAAAATTGGGAAGAGAAAGATGATGAAGGTGTTTGTACAGCTACTGAAGATTATGAAGATGTAAAAAAAGTAGCTCATCAAATAGGTATTCCTTATTATACTGTTAATTTTGAGAAAGAATATTGGGATCGAGTTTTTGAGTATTTTCTTGAAGAATTTAAGAAAGGAAGAACTCCCAATCCAGATGTTATTTGTAATAAAGAGATTAAATTTAAGTCTTTTTTAAATTATGCTATGAAACTTGATGCAGATTATTTAGCTACAGGACATTATGCTAATATTGATAAGCAAGACGGTCATTATCGTCTCTTAAAAGGTAATGACGATAACAAAGACCAGACCTATTTTCTCTGTACTTTAGGACAAGAACAATTAGAAAAGACTCTTTTCCCTATTGGTGATATAGAAAAGGACAAGGTTCGAGATATAGCAATTAAACATGGTTTGAAAACTGCAGAGAAGAAGGATAGTACAGGAATATGTTTTATTGGTGAAAGAAATTTCACAGATTTTTTAAGCAATTATTTTCCTGCTCAAAAAGGTGAAATCAAGACTCTCTCTGGGGAAGTAGTGGGAGAGCATCAAGGTTTAATGTATTATACTTTTGGACAACGTCGAGGCCTGGGTTTAGGTGGTGGAATTGGTGATGGTTCTGGGCGTCCCTGGTTTGTAGCAGATAAGGATTTAGAAAGAAATATACTATATGTTGTCCAGGGCTCAGATCACTCTGCCTTATTTTCTGTTGGATTATGGGCTTCTGACCTACATTGGGTAAAAGGAGAGGCAGCAGAAAAAGAGTTTGCATGTAAAGCTAAGTTTAGATATAGACAGAAAGATCAAGGGGTTAAAGTAAAACTTGAAGGAGACAAGTGTAAAGTTACTTTTGATAAGGAGCAAAGAGCAATTACTCCTGGTCAGTTTGTTGTATTTTATCAGGGAGATGAATGCTTAGGTGGAGGTGTTATTGATAAAATAATTAAATCATAA
- a CDS encoding ABC transporter ATP-binding protein, translating to MSEFNEESYNKSLDLALWKKLIKYILPHKKTLLVIAIAMMSTAAVDAVFPLMTKRAIDNFVVPGQTNGLGIFALNYAGLVLLQGLNVWVFIAFAGKLEVYLAYDIRKVGFERLQELSFSYYDKKAVGWLMARMTSDIRKLGQIISWGFVDVVWGLIMMVFMFLLMLIHNVWLTLVTVSVMPVMFIVSVYFQKRILAAYRKVRKTNSKITGSFNEGITGAKTTKTLVREEENLDEFSSLTNDMRSSSIRAAILSALYFPIVLTLGSVGTGLALYFGGRGVFLENIDYGTLVLFLSYTTLFFEPVFQLARVFAEFQNAQASAERTLSMIETEPEIQDSEEIIEKYGDSFNPKRETWPELRGNITFQNVSFYYTEEEKVLKDFNLEVKSGETIALVGETGSGKSTIVNLLCRFYEPVKGKVLIDGVDYRERSQSWLHEHLGYVLQSPHLFSGTIRENIAYGKLDASDEEIVAAARLVNAHNFISKLEKGYDTEVGEGGGLLSTGEKQLISFARAVIANPRIFVLDEATSSIDTEMERIIQEAINNILEGRTNFIIAHRLSTIQSADRILVVKDGRVIEEGNHQELMKNEGYYYKLYTNQFMEEMQRTVS from the coding sequence ATGTCAGAGTTTAATGAGGAAAGCTATAATAAAAGTCTTGACTTAGCTTTATGGAAAAAGCTAATTAAGTATATATTACCACATAAGAAAACATTGCTTGTTATCGCTATAGCAATGATGTCCACAGCTGCAGTAGATGCAGTGTTTCCACTTATGACAAAGCGAGCTATTGATAATTTTGTTGTGCCTGGGCAAACAAATGGGCTGGGTATTTTTGCTCTAAATTATGCTGGTCTTGTCTTATTGCAGGGATTAAATGTATGGGTATTTATTGCTTTTGCGGGTAAATTGGAAGTCTATCTGGCTTATGATATTAGAAAAGTGGGTTTTGAAAGGCTACAAGAATTATCATTTTCATATTATGATAAAAAAGCTGTTGGTTGGTTAATGGCCAGAATGACCTCGGATATCAGGAAATTAGGTCAAATTATATCCTGGGGTTTTGTAGATGTAGTCTGGGGTTTAATTATGATGGTTTTCATGTTTCTTTTGATGCTAATTCATAATGTCTGGCTGACTTTAGTAACAGTTTCGGTTATGCCAGTGATGTTTATTGTAAGTGTATATTTTCAGAAGAGGATTTTAGCTGCTTATCGTAAAGTGAGAAAGACGAATTCAAAAATTACGGGCTCCTTTAACGAAGGTATTACTGGGGCAAAAACTACCAAAACTTTAGTGAGAGAAGAAGAAAACCTTGATGAATTCTCAAGTCTTACAAATGATATGAGGAGCTCTTCTATCAGGGCGGCAATACTGTCTGCTCTTTACTTTCCTATTGTATTAACACTAGGGAGTGTGGGTACAGGATTAGCTTTGTATTTTGGTGGTAGGGGGGTATTTTTAGAGAATATTGATTACGGTACTTTAGTTCTTTTTCTTTCATATACAACTCTCTTTTTTGAACCAGTGTTTCAACTAGCTAGGGTCTTTGCTGAGTTTCAAAACGCTCAGGCTTCTGCTGAAAGAACACTTTCTATGATTGAGACTGAACCGGAGATTCAAGATAGTGAAGAAATTATTGAAAAGTATGGAGATAGCTTTAATCCTAAGCGAGAAACTTGGCCTGAGTTGAGAGGGAATATTACTTTTCAGAATGTTTCCTTCTACTATACTGAAGAAGAAAAGGTTCTAAAGGACTTCAATCTAGAGGTTAAATCTGGAGAAACTATAGCTTTAGTGGGTGAGACTGGTTCTGGTAAAAGTACTATAGTTAATCTATTATGCCGTTTTTATGAGCCAGTAAAAGGAAAGGTACTGATAGATGGTGTTGATTATCGAGAAAGATCTCAAAGCTGGCTCCATGAGCATTTAGGCTATGTATTGCAGTCACCACATTTGTTTAGTGGTACTATAAGAGAGAATATAGCTTATGGTAAGTTAGATGCCAGTGATGAAGAGATTGTAGCCGCAGCTCGTCTGGTAAATGCCCATAATTTTATCAGCAAATTAGAGAAGGGTTATGACACCGAGGTAGGAGAAGGTGGCGGGCTATTATCAACAGGAGAAAAGCAGTTGATTTCGTTTGCTCGAGCTGTTATTGCAAATCCTAGAATTTTTGTACTTGATGAGGCAACTTCTTCAATAGATACAGAAATGGAAAGGATTATTCAAGAAGCAATAAACAATATTCTTGAAGGTAGAACAAACTTCATTATTGCTCATCGACTTTCAACGATACAGTCAGCTGATAGGATTTTAGTGGTTAAAGATGGCCGGGTAATTGAAGAAGGTAATCATCAGGAATTAATGAAAAATGAAGGATATTATTATAAGCTATATACAAATCAGTTTATGGAAGAAATGCAAAGGACAGTTTCCTAA